The Miscanthus floridulus cultivar M001 chromosome 17, ASM1932011v1, whole genome shotgun sequence genome has a window encoding:
- the LOC136515405 gene encoding uncharacterized protein: MIFGGFDAIWTKRQHKVRYREACATETAVPSFLSWSESLITFDQRDHPSHIVRPGRYPLVVNPIIHKKRLTKVLMDRGSGLNILYVDTLDAMRIPRSELHLAGSPFHGVILRAQAYPLRQSDLPITFGKRANFRSEVLTFEVVDFLGSYHAILGRPCYTKFMVIPNYTYLKLKMLGPNGVITVSSAFSHAFMCGHEHFELATAVINSSKLPWLGESSTLAVPDCNKPTSLTAFHPLEETKAVGIDPTDPTKMVRIGT, encoded by the coding sequence atgatctttggcgggttCGACGCCATCTGGACGAaacgccagcacaaggtgcgctacagggaggcatgcgccaccgagacggccgtcccatccttcctcagctggtcggaatctcttATCACCTTCGATcaaagggaccatccctcccacatcgtaagaccaggacgctacccgctcgttGTCAACCCTatcatccacaagaagcgcctcaccaaggtgctgatggacagaggcagtggcctcaacatcctctatgtcgacaccctcgacgccatgcgcattccTCGGTCGGAACTCCACCTAGCGGgttctcccttccatggggtgatcctgagagcgcaggcatacccactcaggcagagcgatctgcccatcacatttggcaaacgagccaacttccgctcggaggttctcaccttcgaggtggtagactttctagggtcctaccacgctatCTTGGGGCGTCCATGCTACACcaaattcatggtgatccccaactacacctacctcaagctcaagatgttgggaCCAAACGGTGTCATCACTGTAAGTAgtgccttctcgcatgccttcatgtgcggccacgagcatttcgagctcgccactgcggtcatcaactcatccaagctcccatggctcggggagtcatcaaccctagcagtcccagactgcaacaaaccgacCTCCTTGACGGCCTTCcacccgctcgaggaaaccaaggcggtgggtatcgaccccaccgacccaaccaagatggtgcggattgggacctag